From the genome of Rhizobium binae, one region includes:
- a CDS encoding glycosyltransferase family 92 protein produces the protein MHMWHGLKATLRKRRQARNGKILVSEPIVVPQSVVTTHPDHYLSCVTVAKNEGEYLDEWIQFHLLVGISHFYIYDNGSTDQSLSILRGYENAGIVTVVPWRPFSVWANTQILAYAHAVSNFGSRSRWMAFFDLDEFMFPTHAPSLIEFLQAREQEQAICVAGVNFGTSGHAVRPTGLVTENFRQAVPMDVQREYPKLLNVKSIVQPAQIRSIESAHWFNLKGTNKIGVNEDGEPLPRYPREDSLKLKANTVRFNHYYTRSHEEFSAKVNGSNVRGPQLPADAEQRWGLFRKIEEFSRPDDTIQRFIPDLRERLSTRKRA, from the coding sequence ATGCATATGTGGCACGGGCTTAAGGCCACGCTCAGAAAACGCCGCCAGGCCCGCAACGGAAAAATTCTCGTAAGCGAACCAATCGTTGTTCCGCAGTCCGTCGTGACGACACACCCTGATCATTATTTGTCTTGCGTCACAGTCGCAAAGAATGAGGGTGAGTATCTCGATGAGTGGATTCAATTTCATCTGCTGGTTGGCATTTCTCACTTTTATATTTATGACAACGGGTCGACGGATCAGTCCTTGTCGATACTGAGAGGCTATGAGAATGCCGGCATTGTTACTGTCGTGCCGTGGCGTCCTTTTAGCGTTTGGGCAAACACCCAAATTTTAGCCTATGCTCATGCCGTCAGCAATTTCGGATCACGCAGCCGCTGGATGGCTTTCTTCGACCTCGATGAATTCATGTTTCCGACGCATGCGCCTTCATTGATCGAGTTTTTGCAAGCGCGGGAGCAGGAACAGGCGATTTGTGTCGCCGGTGTCAATTTTGGAACGAGCGGCCACGCCGTTCGGCCCACGGGCCTGGTCACGGAGAACTTCCGACAGGCAGTTCCCATGGATGTCCAACGCGAATATCCAAAGCTTCTAAACGTCAAATCGATCGTTCAGCCAGCTCAGATCAGGTCGATCGAGAGCGCCCATTGGTTCAACCTGAAAGGCACGAACAAGATCGGTGTGAACGAGGACGGCGAACCGCTGCCACGTTATCCGAGGGAGGATTCCTTAAAACTCAAGGCCAATACTGTACGCTTCAATCACTATTATACGCGCTCGCATGAGGAATTCTCGGCGAAGGTCAACGGATCCAATGTGCGTGGACCTCAACTCCCGGCCGATGCCGAGCAACGCTGGGGATTGTTCCGGAAAATTGAAGAGTTCAGCCGGCCGGACGATACTATACAACGATTTATTCCCGATCTGAGGGAGAGACTCTCTACCCGCAAGAGGGCTTAA
- a CDS encoding acyltransferase family protein has protein sequence MNISTGRPVNAYPIERGVNGIGYRPDIDGLRSVAVLSVVVFHAFPTALPGGFIGVDIFFVISGFLISTILLENLNRGHLNLLDFYSRRARRIFPALSIVLAATAAFGWFALLPEEYKELGKHVAGGAGFVSNLVLWQESGYFDSAAEVKPLLHLWSLGIEEQFYIVWPAILWVVFRFRLPKLPLILLIASLSFIANIVSVHAHPVATFYSPFTRMWELLIGAALAQVLIDGRSKHPSFLGAAANRISASSLTAIAGAILIAVALARLSPASVFPGWHALFPSVGAALLILSASGNSINTKLLANRPMVWVGLISFPLYLWHWPLLAFARIVEGDTPSLELRTLALLAAFVLAMATYLLIETNIRRKWKSRAVTMTLSYIVCIVGMAGYSIYLYNGAPMRESVAMDAKIHEQLEGTTWKYTSNEICKAKYPANYRYFCTQTREGSPTMILLGDSYANALVAGLVANPATKDEVILSYSSCDPSASAGDPEIKTQCETQDEIVSATPSLQYAILEAKWPRFDSGGRLIDHFTKIAANDAVWAPRYRDGLDKRISFLESRGIKVFLFGPKPEIDYEPKYCFARPFKQPVKNCQLTEAEVQDQQHELSLVMKYVLARHPTVTFFDPNPVFCREGICSLKTQDGLPMLRDKVHYSQYGSAIAIDLFVKQAQREGYFNGD, from the coding sequence ATGAATATATCAACAGGTCGTCCGGTAAACGCGTACCCAATCGAACGGGGCGTTAATGGAATTGGATATCGACCAGACATCGACGGCCTGCGCTCAGTTGCAGTTCTATCGGTCGTCGTGTTCCATGCGTTCCCTACTGCGTTGCCGGGGGGCTTCATCGGCGTCGATATCTTCTTCGTGATCTCAGGATTTCTGATCTCGACGATCCTCCTGGAAAACCTGAACCGCGGCCATCTCAACCTTCTTGATTTCTACAGCAGGCGCGCCCGCCGCATTTTTCCCGCCTTGTCGATCGTGCTTGCAGCGACCGCGGCTTTCGGATGGTTTGCCCTTCTCCCCGAGGAATATAAGGAACTGGGCAAGCACGTCGCCGGCGGAGCCGGCTTCGTGTCGAACCTCGTCCTGTGGCAGGAAAGCGGATATTTCGACAGCGCGGCGGAAGTGAAACCGCTGCTTCACCTGTGGTCGCTCGGGATCGAGGAGCAATTCTACATTGTCTGGCCGGCGATCCTCTGGGTGGTGTTCAGATTTCGTCTTCCCAAGCTCCCGCTCATCCTGCTCATTGCGTCGCTGTCGTTCATAGCCAATATAGTGAGCGTCCACGCCCATCCGGTCGCAACCTTCTACTCGCCCTTCACGCGCATGTGGGAACTCTTGATTGGAGCGGCGCTCGCGCAGGTCTTGATCGACGGGCGCAGCAAGCATCCCTCCTTCCTTGGCGCGGCTGCAAACCGGATAAGTGCATCCAGCTTAACGGCCATAGCAGGCGCGATCCTGATCGCCGTGGCACTCGCGCGCCTTTCCCCAGCGAGCGTTTTCCCGGGATGGCACGCGCTCTTCCCAAGCGTTGGAGCGGCCCTTCTCATCCTCTCTGCCTCTGGCAACTCGATCAATACGAAGCTACTCGCCAATCGCCCGATGGTATGGGTGGGACTGATCAGCTTTCCCTTATATCTTTGGCATTGGCCGCTGCTGGCATTCGCCCGCATCGTTGAGGGCGACACACCAAGCCTTGAACTTCGGACTTTGGCTCTTTTGGCTGCATTCGTGCTGGCAATGGCCACCTATCTGCTCATCGAAACGAATATTCGCCGTAAGTGGAAATCGCGGGCAGTGACGATGACCTTATCCTACATCGTCTGCATTGTCGGCATGGCCGGCTATTCGATTTATCTTTACAATGGCGCCCCCATGCGTGAGAGCGTCGCCATGGATGCCAAGATCCACGAGCAATTGGAAGGCACAACCTGGAAATACACGAGCAACGAGATTTGCAAAGCCAAATATCCAGCGAATTATCGATACTTCTGCACGCAGACGCGTGAGGGCTCGCCCACGATGATCCTTCTCGGGGACAGTTACGCGAACGCCCTGGTGGCCGGCCTCGTCGCCAATCCGGCCACGAAGGATGAGGTAATCTTGTCGTATAGCTCATGCGATCCAAGCGCCTCGGCCGGAGATCCGGAGATCAAGACACAGTGCGAGACGCAGGACGAGATAGTCTCCGCGACGCCAAGCCTCCAATATGCGATCCTGGAGGCCAAGTGGCCTCGATTTGACAGCGGCGGCCGCCTCATCGATCACTTTACGAAAATAGCTGCAAACGACGCCGTGTGGGCGCCGCGCTATCGGGACGGTCTCGACAAGCGAATTTCTTTTCTAGAATCGAGAGGAATCAAGGTGTTCCTTTTTGGCCCTAAGCCTGAGATCGACTATGAACCCAAATACTGCTTTGCGCGGCCATTCAAACAGCCGGTAAAGAACTGCCAATTGACTGAGGCAGAAGTTCAGGACCAGCAGCATGAATTGTCTCTGGTAATGAAGTATGTTCTCGCCAGGCATCCGACCGTGACTTTTTTCGATCCCAACCCCGTGTTCTGTAGAGAGGGGATTTGCAGCCTCAAGACCCAGGACGGATTGCCGATGCTGCGAGACAAGGTGCACTACTCACAATACGGAAGCGCGATCGCTATCGATCTGTTTGTGAAGCAGGCCCAAAGGGAAGGTTATTTCAACGGGGATTGA
- a CDS encoding acyltransferase family protein: protein MHQQREQVSKYRPDIDGLRAVAVLSVVIFHADASWLPGGFVGVDIFFVISGFLISSIILASAKLDRFSYRDFYARRIRRIFPALIVVLLASWIVGWWLLTADEFLSFGRQMVAGMAFLANFHFWLTTDYFAAASDIQPALHLWSLGVEEQFYLLWPPLLIIAYRGKLNLSFVTYVLILLSFALNVWATESYRTQAFYLPYGRMWELSLGSLLAVGRFGRPTPLGANAYSCFGFGLIVAGLAWINVTDLFPGWLVLLPTMGAALIIFAGMDTIINRYILGNRCIAYIGLISYPVYLWHWPLLVFARIAARGDLTFQVKISIVAASVGLAWATYSMVERPFRFGCLRKQSVVSLAAGAMVIASLGAATILTGGVSSRFPAVVRDLANYRYPQYEGEYRVSTCFLRPDQGPGDFANACAKDIDLSRGILLWGDSHAAHLYPGLRKIAEADAIPLAQLNAASCPPVIGFNSAGRPNCPAFSSFGISEIARSKPAVLIISADWPKYAESPDYSRLEQTVAKARGSGVRRVLLIGPVPQWRPSLPKILLDAYLSDPSHRVPYRLVSALNDDIREVDKDLRKRAEMMNVEYFSAFDALCNGEGCLTRLGDGHDDLVAWDYGHLTLRGSIYLVNAIRDGSSLHRWIDALK from the coding sequence ATGCATCAGCAAAGAGAGCAAGTTTCGAAATATCGACCTGATATCGACGGTCTGAGAGCCGTTGCGGTTCTTTCGGTCGTCATCTTTCACGCCGATGCGTCCTGGCTTCCTGGAGGATTCGTCGGGGTTGACATCTTCTTCGTTATTTCGGGTTTTTTGATCTCATCGATCATTCTGGCGAGCGCAAAGCTAGATCGGTTCAGCTATCGCGACTTCTATGCCAGGCGAATTCGTCGGATATTCCCCGCACTGATCGTAGTATTGCTTGCAAGCTGGATCGTTGGTTGGTGGCTCTTAACTGCGGATGAGTTTCTATCGTTCGGCCGGCAAATGGTGGCGGGAATGGCATTTCTAGCCAACTTTCATTTTTGGCTAACGACTGATTATTTCGCGGCCGCCTCCGACATACAGCCTGCCCTTCATCTTTGGTCGCTTGGCGTCGAAGAGCAGTTCTATCTCCTCTGGCCCCCTTTGCTGATCATAGCCTACAGAGGGAAATTAAACCTTTCTTTCGTCACCTATGTACTGATCCTGCTGTCATTCGCTTTGAATGTCTGGGCGACAGAATCTTATCGTACTCAGGCCTTTTATTTGCCATATGGGCGGATGTGGGAACTGTCGCTTGGTTCTCTGTTAGCTGTAGGTAGATTTGGCAGACCTACGCCATTAGGTGCAAACGCGTACTCATGCTTTGGATTTGGACTGATAGTAGCGGGTCTCGCTTGGATTAATGTCACGGACCTATTTCCAGGGTGGCTGGTGCTTCTGCCGACGATGGGTGCCGCACTGATTATCTTTGCCGGCATGGACACCATCATAAACCGTTATATCCTCGGCAACCGCTGCATAGCTTACATAGGTTTAATTAGTTATCCGGTCTATCTGTGGCATTGGCCGCTCTTGGTATTCGCGAGGATTGCCGCACGTGGCGATCTGACGTTTCAGGTGAAGATTTCGATCGTTGCCGCAAGTGTAGGATTGGCTTGGGCGACCTACTCAATGGTTGAGCGACCGTTCCGATTTGGTTGCCTAAGGAAACAGTCTGTGGTCAGCCTGGCAGCGGGTGCGATGGTGATAGCTAGCCTAGGAGCCGCCACGATTCTTACTGGAGGAGTATCCAGTCGATTCCCTGCTGTGGTTCGAGATCTAGCAAACTATCGGTATCCCCAATACGAAGGCGAATATCGAGTAAGCACTTGCTTTCTTCGGCCAGATCAGGGGCCAGGTGACTTTGCGAATGCTTGTGCTAAGGACATCGATTTGTCTCGTGGGATCCTTCTTTGGGGAGATTCTCATGCCGCACATCTCTACCCCGGCTTAAGAAAGATTGCGGAGGCAGATGCTATACCGCTGGCACAATTGAACGCAGCCTCGTGCCCACCTGTGATTGGCTTTAATTCGGCTGGAAGACCCAACTGCCCAGCATTCAGCAGTTTCGGAATTTCCGAGATAGCACGGTCGAAACCCGCGGTGTTGATCATATCGGCAGACTGGCCGAAATATGCTGAAAGCCCCGACTACTCCCGCCTCGAACAAACAGTCGCCAAAGCGCGGGGAAGTGGCGTCAGACGGGTTCTGCTGATTGGGCCAGTCCCCCAATGGCGACCGTCGTTACCAAAGATCCTCTTGGATGCATATCTTTCTGACCCCAGCCACAGAGTGCCGTACCGTCTTGTTTCTGCATTGAATGATGATATTCGCGAGGTAGATAAGGACCTCAGGAAGCGTGCCGAAATGATGAACGTGGAGTATTTCTCTGCTTTTGATGCCCTTTGCAACGGAGAGGGATGTCTGACAAGACTTGGTGATGGCCATGACGATCTCGTAGCGTGGGACTATGGGCACCTGACCTTACGCGGTTCTATATACTTGGTGAATGCGATCAGGGATGGTTCTTCCCTGCATCGCTGGATTGATGCGTTGAAATAG
- the fcl gene encoding GDP-L-fucose synthase, with protein MYDLSNKKIWVAGHRGMVGSAIVRRLQSEDCTVVMATRAEVDLKRQDEVEKFVEATRPDAIILAAAKVGGILANDSYPAEFIYDNLIIETNIFEAAHRGGVHRLLFLGSSCIYPKLAPQPIPEEALLTGPLEPTNEWYAIAKIAGIKLAEAYRKQYGRDYISAMPTNLYGPGDNFDLNSSHVLPALIRKAHAAKLRNDPQMVVWGTGTPRREFLHVDDCADALVFLLKTYSGSQHVNVGSGTDLEIIELTHLVCRVVGYEGEIIHDLSKPDGTPRKLMSNKKLQDMGWEPHISLEDGIRATYAWFLQSENGADPAI; from the coding sequence GTGTACGACTTATCCAACAAGAAGATCTGGGTTGCCGGTCATCGCGGCATGGTCGGCAGTGCTATTGTGCGCAGGCTTCAATCCGAAGATTGCACCGTCGTCATGGCCACGCGCGCCGAGGTCGACTTGAAGCGTCAGGACGAGGTCGAGAAATTTGTTGAAGCAACTCGACCTGACGCGATCATTCTCGCCGCTGCCAAGGTCGGCGGTATCCTTGCGAATGACAGCTATCCCGCCGAATTCATCTATGACAATCTGATTATAGAAACCAACATCTTCGAAGCCGCCCACCGCGGTGGCGTGCACCGGCTTCTCTTTCTAGGCTCAAGCTGCATTTATCCGAAGCTCGCTCCACAGCCGATTCCCGAAGAGGCTCTGTTAACCGGTCCGCTTGAACCGACCAACGAATGGTACGCGATCGCGAAGATCGCCGGTATTAAGCTCGCGGAAGCCTATCGCAAACAATATGGCCGGGACTACATTTCGGCCATGCCGACCAATCTATATGGCCCCGGCGATAATTTCGACCTCAATTCCAGCCATGTGCTGCCAGCGCTAATCCGCAAGGCGCATGCTGCGAAACTGCGCAATGACCCGCAAATGGTAGTCTGGGGCACAGGGACCCCGCGCCGCGAGTTCCTTCACGTCGATGACTGCGCCGACGCCCTGGTGTTTCTGCTCAAAACCTATTCGGGCTCGCAGCACGTCAATGTCGGCTCGGGCACGGATCTCGAAATAATCGAGTTGACGCATCTGGTCTGCCGCGTTGTCGGTTATGAGGGTGAGATCATCCATGATCTTTCCAAGCCGGACGGCACGCCGCGAAAACTGATGAGCAACAAGAAGCTGCAGGACATGGGTTGGGAACCGCACATTTCACTCGAGGACGGCATCAGAGCCACTTATGCCTGGTTCCTGCAATCCGAAAATGGAGCCGATCCGGCGATCTGA
- a CDS encoding transposase, with product MEPRASVSAIAHRIGIHPSQLFGWRRDARDGQRSSVSATNSKRCLRPIGSAAF from the coding sequence ATGGAGCCCCGCGCAAGCGTCTCGGCCATTGCGCATCGCATCGGCATACATCCCTCGCAGCTATTTGGCTGGCGTCGTGATGCTCGTGACGGACAACGATCCTCCGTGAGCGCGACGAACAGTAAGCGCTGTCTCCGTCCCATTGGGTCCGCTGCTTTTTGA
- a CDS encoding ISL3 family transposase → MGHSLRSSTLVPRGFVVYNTAIDDGVMLIAIRPASTASLCPVCGTRSERIHSRYQRRLADLPLVGKPVRLVIDARRFHCDAVLCGRRIFTERFDGDVLAPSSRRTARLDHIVHHLGLALGGRPAATFAKRLMLPISNDTLLRVVRRRGSPRFVPPTVIGIDDWAWRRNQRYGTIICDLERRKTIALLPDREPSTAQAWLSDQPQISIIARDRGGGYATAAAKALPQATQVADRWHLMENASRAFLDAVRKSMRPIRTAIGAATINPELLTAAERIQYEGYLRREDTNAAILDLAKSGAAIKEIVRQTGYSRGLVRCVLRGQRSDIFRVRESSLELHLPWLDAQWAAGHRNGTELWRKLKSQGFRGCLRVVTEWATRRRKAEKVDDGTLNRAPSAKTIARLMTIGRDDLSKSETVTVAAIEGGVPLLVEAREAIAAFQTMIRKKSITDLDPWLEKARTGLVASFASGVVKDRAAVSAAITSPWSNGQTEGQITKLKLVKRQMYGRGKIDLLQARVIGTD, encoded by the coding sequence ATGGGTCATTCGCTCCGGTCGTCGACGCTCGTTCCTCGCGGCTTTGTGGTCTACAATACAGCCATTGATGACGGGGTCATGTTGATCGCAATTCGTCCGGCGAGCACAGCAAGCCTTTGCCCGGTCTGCGGAACAAGGTCGGAACGAATCCACAGTCGATATCAACGACGCTTGGCTGACCTGCCGTTGGTAGGAAAGCCTGTTCGGCTTGTCATTGATGCGCGACGATTCCACTGCGACGCAGTGTTGTGCGGCCGGCGAATCTTCACCGAGCGCTTTGACGGGGACGTTCTCGCGCCTTCGTCGCGGCGAACTGCCAGGCTCGACCACATCGTCCATCATCTCGGACTTGCTCTGGGTGGCAGGCCAGCGGCCACCTTTGCCAAAAGGCTCATGCTGCCCATAAGCAACGATACGCTGCTACGCGTTGTGCGGCGACGTGGAAGCCCGCGCTTTGTCCCGCCGACCGTCATCGGGATAGATGATTGGGCTTGGCGACGTAACCAACGCTATGGGACCATCATCTGCGATCTGGAACGGCGCAAAACCATTGCTCTCTTGCCAGATCGGGAGCCGTCGACGGCCCAGGCCTGGCTCTCGGACCAACCTCAGATCAGCATCATCGCCCGCGACCGCGGCGGTGGTTACGCGACGGCTGCAGCCAAGGCATTGCCACAGGCGACCCAGGTCGCTGACCGTTGGCACTTGATGGAGAATGCCAGCCGGGCATTCCTCGATGCGGTGCGAAAATCCATGCGCCCGATCCGAACCGCGATCGGAGCCGCCACGATCAATCCCGAATTGCTGACTGCTGCCGAGCGCATCCAATACGAGGGATATCTTCGCCGCGAAGACACCAACGCCGCCATTCTCGATCTGGCCAAGTCGGGGGCCGCAATCAAGGAGATCGTGCGCCAGACCGGGTACAGTCGCGGCTTGGTCCGATGCGTGTTGCGTGGTCAACGGTCGGATATTTTCCGCGTCCGCGAGAGCTCGCTCGAACTCCATCTGCCGTGGCTTGACGCTCAATGGGCGGCCGGCCATCGGAATGGGACAGAGCTGTGGCGGAAACTCAAGAGCCAAGGGTTCCGCGGCTGCCTTCGCGTTGTCACCGAATGGGCCACACGCCGCCGAAAAGCGGAAAAGGTCGATGACGGCACCTTGAACCGAGCGCCCTCGGCCAAGACCATCGCGCGTCTTATGACCATCGGTCGCGACGATCTCTCCAAATCTGAGACCGTGACGGTTGCGGCGATTGAAGGCGGCGTGCCGCTGCTCGTTGAGGCGCGGGAAGCGATCGCCGCCTTCCAGACGATGATCCGCAAGAAATCCATCACTGATCTCGATCCATGGTTGGAGAAAGCTCGAACAGGCTTGGTCGCGTCCTTCGCTAGCGGCGTCGTCAAGGACCGTGCAGCCGTCAGCGCCGCGATCACGTCGCCATGGTCGAATGGCCAGACCGAAGGGCAGATCACCAAGCTCAAATTGGTGAAACGCCAGATGTATGGCCGCGGAAAGATTGACCTCCTCCAGGCCCGCGTCATCGGCACGGATTAA
- the asnB gene encoding asparagine synthase (glutamine-hydrolyzing) — protein MCGIFGIVGGDLPSDEAFLASLRTIKHRGPDDSSSFRIDHELIFGHTRLAIIDLSEASNQPFLTDRMVLAYNGEIYNYREVRAALQKLGHSFSTSGDTEVVARAFEQWGDACFEKLHGMFAIAIYDKKNKTLSLARDRFGIKPLYVREQGEIVSFASETKPLLRLGPRGINPHVLQEIILWGFPLSQNSFFAGLSQVAPGEVISFRGGSIHRRYWAIDRAETKRWWNELGLRKVLDRSVSDHMVADVPVAIALSGGLDSSIVAALAAKKRGNLVAFTTTFSDRDDDEVEYSRIVAKHCGIEHRIVRLSAGDLEQTLRSILYHVEEPIANPNVFPTFGLSEVIRDNGFKVILMGEGSDEIFAGYPWHRVAQEDNATTRSMYEYYRRRRAQPNAIAYLRDPVAKALAAREGEFLAAFEKRAVGTKLDTMLSFERAYQMQFAQLLRVDKMMMAHSVEARVPYLYSSVLQAASRLPDKRKIDISLKSRERSDKIALADLARKLLPAQVADRPKFGKGGTVNLWETPLMANLDAVADKMLTSDEYRISREYLSEWINWNAAKGTPAKHLFTLISLITATDIHVVAGNRV, from the coding sequence ATGTGTGGGATCTTTGGAATCGTCGGTGGCGATCTTCCGTCTGATGAGGCATTCTTGGCCTCCCTTCGAACCATAAAGCATCGCGGGCCTGACGATTCTTCCTCATTCAGGATCGATCACGAATTGATATTCGGCCACACTAGGTTGGCCATCATTGATCTTTCTGAAGCAAGCAACCAGCCATTTCTCACCGATCGCATGGTTCTGGCATACAACGGTGAGATCTACAATTATCGGGAGGTCCGAGCCGCTCTGCAAAAGCTCGGGCACAGCTTCAGCACTTCAGGTGACACTGAGGTCGTGGCCCGAGCATTCGAGCAGTGGGGCGATGCCTGTTTCGAAAAACTCCACGGCATGTTCGCCATCGCCATCTACGACAAGAAAAACAAGACACTAAGTCTTGCCCGGGACCGCTTCGGTATTAAGCCGCTCTATGTGCGGGAACAAGGCGAGATCGTCTCTTTCGCTTCGGAAACGAAGCCGCTGCTTCGGCTCGGGCCACGGGGGATTAACCCTCATGTCTTGCAGGAAATAATCTTGTGGGGCTTCCCTCTCTCGCAGAATTCGTTCTTTGCTGGTTTATCGCAGGTTGCCCCGGGGGAGGTCATCTCCTTTAGAGGTGGATCGATCCACCGACGCTACTGGGCAATAGACAGGGCAGAGACAAAAAGATGGTGGAACGAGCTCGGCCTTCGCAAAGTCCTGGACCGATCTGTTTCCGATCACATGGTCGCGGACGTTCCCGTTGCCATCGCTCTTTCCGGAGGGCTCGATTCAAGTATCGTGGCGGCATTGGCAGCGAAAAAAAGAGGAAATCTAGTCGCGTTCACAACAACCTTCTCCGATCGAGACGACGATGAGGTAGAATATTCAAGAATCGTTGCCAAGCATTGCGGTATTGAGCACCGAATCGTTCGCCTTTCCGCCGGCGATCTTGAACAAACCCTCCGGTCCATTCTCTACCATGTGGAAGAGCCCATAGCCAACCCGAACGTTTTCCCGACCTTTGGTCTGTCCGAAGTCATCAGGGATAACGGGTTCAAGGTAATTTTGATGGGCGAAGGAAGCGACGAGATCTTTGCCGGCTATCCTTGGCACAGAGTCGCCCAGGAGGACAATGCGACCACACGCAGCATGTACGAGTACTATCGGCGCCGACGAGCGCAACCGAATGCGATTGCGTACCTGCGCGATCCTGTTGCCAAGGCCTTGGCGGCGAGGGAGGGAGAATTCCTTGCCGCCTTCGAAAAGAGGGCAGTGGGTACAAAGCTCGATACGATGCTGTCCTTTGAGCGAGCTTATCAAATGCAGTTCGCACAATTGCTGCGCGTCGACAAGATGATGATGGCGCACAGTGTCGAGGCGCGAGTGCCGTATCTTTACTCTTCGGTCTTGCAGGCGGCCAGCCGACTTCCGGATAAAAGGAAAATTGACATATCGCTAAAGAGTCGAGAAAGGTCAGACAAAATCGCCCTTGCGGATCTTGCCAGAAAACTCCTTCCGGCACAGGTGGCAGATCGGCCGAAATTTGGTAAGGGAGGCACGGTCAATCTTTGGGAGACACCGCTAATGGCAAATCTCGATGCGGTCGCCGATAAGATGCTCACTTCTGATGAGTACCGCATCTCCCGGGAGTATCTCTCTGAGTGGATCAACTGGAATGCAGCAAAAGGAACGCCAGCCAAGCATCTGTTTACGCTGATCTCGCTGATCACGGCGACCGATATTCATGTGGTTGCTGGTAATCGAGTATAA
- the gmd gene encoding GDP-mannose 4,6-dehydratase, with product MTKTALITGVTGQDGAYLAELLLSKGYTVHGIKRRSSSFNTGRIEHIYQDPHEAHPCFILHYGDMIDSTNLLRIVQQTQPDEIYNLAAQSHVSVSFEMPEYTADADGIGTLRLLEAIRILGLEKKSRFYQASTSELYGLVQEVPQNEKTPFYPRSPYAAAKLYAYWIVVNYREAYGMHASNGILFNHESPLRGETFVTRKITMAVAAISLGLQDKLYLGNLDAQRDWGHAREYVEGMWLMLQQDKPGDYVLATGETTRVRQFVEWAFADVGITLEWKGSAVDEKGYDAASGACLVEINPRYFRPTEVDLLLGDPTKARQNLGWHHKTPVRELAAEMVREDIKHWKAQGSRKEV from the coding sequence ATGACAAAAACCGCGCTTATCACTGGGGTGACTGGTCAGGACGGTGCCTATTTAGCCGAATTGCTTCTGAGCAAAGGCTACACAGTGCATGGCATAAAGCGGCGATCCTCGTCTTTCAACACCGGCCGCATCGAGCACATCTATCAGGATCCGCATGAAGCTCACCCGTGCTTCATCCTCCACTATGGCGATATGATCGACTCGACCAATCTGCTGCGGATCGTGCAGCAGACACAGCCTGACGAGATCTACAACCTTGCCGCACAAAGCCATGTCAGCGTCAGTTTCGAAATGCCCGAATATACAGCCGATGCGGATGGTATCGGAACGTTGAGGTTGCTCGAGGCTATCCGCATCCTGGGGCTTGAGAAAAAAAGCCGATTCTACCAAGCATCGACATCGGAACTCTACGGCCTCGTGCAGGAAGTGCCGCAGAACGAGAAGACGCCGTTTTATCCGCGCTCTCCCTACGCCGCAGCCAAGCTCTATGCCTATTGGATCGTCGTGAATTATCGCGAGGCCTACGGCATGCACGCGTCGAACGGCATACTGTTCAACCATGAAAGCCCGCTTCGCGGCGAGACCTTCGTCACACGCAAGATCACTATGGCGGTGGCTGCCATCAGCCTCGGCCTTCAGGATAAGCTTTACCTGGGGAACCTTGACGCCCAGCGTGACTGGGGCCATGCGCGCGAATATGTCGAGGGCATGTGGCTCATGCTGCAGCAGGACAAGCCGGGTGACTATGTATTAGCGACGGGTGAGACGACGCGTGTCCGCCAGTTTGTCGAATGGGCCTTTGCCGACGTCGGCATCACTTTGGAATGGAAGGGCTCCGCCGTCGACGAAAAGGGCTATGATGCCGCCTCCGGCGCTTGCCTTGTGGAAATCAATCCTCGGTATTTCCGTCCGACCGAAGTCGACCTTCTGCTTGGCGACCCGACCAAGGCACGTCAGAACCTGGGCTGGCACCACAAGACGCCGGTTCGTGAGCTCGCCGCTGAGATGGTGCGCGAGGATATCAAGCACTGGAAGGCTCAAGGCAGCCGGAAAGAGGTCTGA